The following proteins come from a genomic window of Synechococcus sp. BIOS-E4-1:
- a CDS encoding prepilin-type cleavage/methylation domain-containing protein — MKRGRCKPGGSWGFTLVELLLALSLGTLLFALLLRLIGADLQLGRAMALRLSESSRQRRSLELIREELGRAHGWMVDPPVSAYWPCRMRGRRPVLAIATLADDAQARGESVIVYSVGSAPASIWRGQVLMRCGPAYGLDGVPNLRGAFQNRVLLDALPHDIGSGFTARPHPQWPVLELEIEQQLPSRSGDPQVLRSRLAA, encoded by the coding sequence ATGAAGCGAGGGCGATGCAAGCCAGGAGGCTCTTGGGGGTTCACGCTGGTGGAGCTGCTGCTGGCTCTGAGCCTGGGCACCTTGCTCTTTGCCCTGCTGCTGCGCTTGATCGGCGCCGATCTCCAGCTGGGCAGGGCCATGGCCCTGCGCCTGAGCGAAAGCTCGCGACAACGCCGCAGTCTGGAGCTGATCCGCGAGGAACTGGGACGGGCCCATGGCTGGATGGTCGATCCACCGGTCTCCGCGTATTGGCCGTGCCGCATGCGGGGTCGCCGTCCGGTGCTGGCCATTGCAACTCTCGCTGACGATGCTCAGGCACGCGGCGAAAGCGTGATCGTGTATTCGGTGGGTTCTGCTCCAGCTTCCATCTGGCGCGGGCAGGTGTTGATGCGCTGTGGCCCGGCCTACGGCCTGGATGGTGTGCCTAACCTCCGGGGTGCTTTCCAGAATCGGGTGCTGCTGGATGCACTTCCCCACGACATCGGCTCAGGATTCACGGCACGTCCGCACCCGCAATGGCCTGTGCTGGAGCTGGAGATCGAACAGCAGTTGCCGTCCCGTTCCGGGGATCCGCAAGTCCTGCGTAGCCGTCTGGCCGCCTGA
- a CDS encoding sensor histidine kinase KdpD, producing the protein MSAEVEQTSIRRRLERTSVLVVLLGYALLVLANVQLFQQQRNQRQLTTMQRAERLLRSNVALAGQPQQLQRLFGAFSSSNLAVWGHFSDQQSVDAALMDPSADLRQRAEQLAQNQSRPQLFRNRSNSYIVTSRVVNLNGNPFHLYLLEDVSAEMAFQHQRNALLLLAAVLAALVSVLLNRRGIHRALQPLTRLGDMLETLCSNPLQHQPLTPDQQPLELKPLAAAVNDLRERLANVLDHQQQFASSVSHELRNPITIIGGYNRRLMRRAQNLTDDQRRQLLIVEDEIRRLGQLVTDLVTITRAEISAQNLDCQPLCIADLVQQAIALLDPQAQPRIVVIPADGVDPRLIEVFADRDAVLQCLAHLFNNACQYSPPASPVEIGYLCQAERVFLQVRDHGPGVPVEERQLVFERFRRGRNSEGSSGSGIGLAVVQTLVDPMAGSVSIEDAQGGGAVVVLGLRRCSSPAPEGHPPLH; encoded by the coding sequence GTGAGCGCCGAGGTTGAACAGACGTCGATCCGGCGACGGTTGGAGCGCACCAGTGTGCTGGTGGTGCTGCTGGGGTACGCCTTGTTGGTGCTGGCGAATGTTCAGTTGTTCCAGCAGCAGCGCAACCAGCGACAGCTGACCACGATGCAGCGGGCTGAACGCTTGCTGCGCAGCAACGTTGCGCTTGCAGGTCAACCCCAACAGCTGCAACGTTTGTTCGGCGCCTTCTCCAGTTCCAATCTGGCGGTTTGGGGGCACTTTTCAGATCAGCAGTCCGTTGATGCTGCGTTGATGGATCCCTCTGCAGATCTGCGCCAACGGGCTGAGCAGCTGGCTCAAAACCAATCCAGGCCTCAGCTATTCCGCAACCGCAGCAACAGTTACATCGTCACCAGCAGGGTTGTGAATCTCAACGGCAACCCCTTCCACCTGTATCTGCTGGAGGATGTCTCTGCTGAAATGGCGTTTCAGCATCAACGCAACGCACTGTTGCTGCTTGCCGCTGTTCTGGCCGCGCTGGTGTCTGTCCTGCTCAATCGCCGTGGTATTCACCGTGCATTGCAGCCCTTAACGCGCCTTGGCGACATGTTGGAGACGTTGTGCTCCAATCCTCTACAGCATCAACCGCTTACGCCCGACCAGCAACCACTGGAGTTGAAGCCTCTGGCTGCTGCTGTCAACGATCTGCGCGAGCGTCTTGCGAACGTCTTGGATCATCAGCAACAGTTCGCCAGCAGCGTGAGCCATGAGCTGCGCAATCCCATCACCATCATTGGCGGCTATAACCGCAGGCTGATGCGCCGCGCCCAAAACCTCACTGACGATCAGCGACGACAGCTCTTGATTGTTGAGGATGAAATCCGCCGGTTGGGACAACTGGTCACCGATCTCGTGACGATCACCCGCGCTGAGATCAGCGCTCAGAACCTGGATTGTCAGCCTCTTTGCATTGCTGATCTGGTTCAGCAGGCCATTGCGCTGCTCGATCCACAGGCACAGCCGCGGATTGTGGTGATTCCTGCTGATGGCGTTGATCCCCGGTTGATCGAGGTCTTCGCTGATCGTGATGCTGTGCTGCAGTGTCTTGCCCATCTGTTCAACAACGCCTGCCAATACAGTCCGCCAGCTTCTCCAGTCGAGATTGGCTATCTCTGCCAAGCAGAGAGGGTGTTCCTGCAGGTTCGCGACCATGGCCCCGGCGTCCCCGTGGAAGAACGGCAGTTGGTGTTCGAGCGTTTCCGGCGTGGCCGTAACAGTGAGGGAAGTTCCGGCAGTGGTATCGGGCTGGCCGTGGTGCAGACGCTGGTCGACCCCATGGCAGGCAGCGTGTCGATCGAGGACGCCCAAGGCGGAGGTGCCGTTGTTGTGCTGGGTCTCAGGAGGTGCTCGTCTCCTGCGCCGGAAGGTCATCCTCCGCTTCATTGA
- a CDS encoding HAMP domain-containing sensor histidine kinase — protein MNRSRHWRSRLTGTMLGQLQLATYAAVLLGFTGATSTGLLLSERSRLRVGEAELLTASAALAFQLESQGDQGETLIVQELQNHSSLRTNLWLEQPDGQLITPRRDHRPIPAALLQAAATANPQREQGQSNLIVLQEREYLTLLDRRLRSGDLLWSSTEISGLGPAQSEFLAWMILIWGSALSGSLLLVSLLVKRITRPLQELSSRSAELTAEGLQTAALPVPRGPQELSQLTRTYNALTERLAQSWSQQRQFVSAVSHELQAPLTLVSGSLKRVIRKAPQLEAQLVQRLHDAEEETIGMQQLLNDLLDLSRSDSGRLQVKQEPVDLRPLLEEVVRAQGSALARELTLELPAEGSSSMALGDAARLRQVLLNLIENAHKYSPAEQPIQLRLRSGINNLTLEVEDRGIGIPLQDQAYVFDRFHRGANTTGQSGSGVGLSVVKLLLEAMGGSIKVRSEPGMGSCFRIQLRRAP, from the coding sequence ATGAACCGTTCCCGCCACTGGCGCTCCCGCCTGACGGGCACCATGCTCGGCCAGCTGCAGCTCGCCACCTACGCCGCAGTGCTGCTCGGCTTCACCGGTGCCACCAGCACAGGGCTGTTGCTGAGCGAACGCAGCCGGCTGCGCGTGGGAGAAGCTGAGCTGCTGACAGCATCAGCAGCACTCGCTTTTCAGCTGGAGAGCCAAGGCGATCAGGGCGAAACGCTGATCGTGCAGGAACTTCAGAACCACTCCAGCCTGCGCACCAACCTGTGGCTGGAACAGCCGGACGGGCAGCTGATCACCCCCAGACGAGACCACCGCCCCATCCCAGCAGCACTGCTGCAAGCCGCCGCAACGGCCAATCCACAGCGGGAACAAGGCCAGTCGAATCTGATCGTGCTGCAGGAGCGGGAGTACCTCACCCTGCTGGACCGCCGTTTGCGGTCTGGTGATCTGCTCTGGAGCAGCACGGAAATCTCCGGCCTGGGCCCTGCTCAGAGCGAATTTCTGGCCTGGATGATCCTGATCTGGGGCAGCGCCCTCAGTGGCTCGTTGCTGCTGGTCAGCCTGTTGGTGAAGCGAATCACCAGACCATTGCAGGAGCTCAGCAGCCGCAGCGCCGAGCTCACTGCCGAAGGCCTGCAAACAGCCGCTCTACCGGTGCCGAGGGGACCACAGGAACTCAGCCAGCTCACACGCACCTACAACGCCCTCACCGAACGACTGGCCCAGTCCTGGAGCCAGCAGCGTCAGTTTGTGAGCGCCGTGAGCCATGAATTGCAAGCGCCACTGACCCTGGTGTCTGGATCTCTCAAACGCGTGATCCGCAAGGCACCGCAGCTGGAGGCACAGCTGGTTCAGCGCCTTCACGACGCTGAAGAAGAGACGATCGGCATGCAGCAACTGCTCAATGACCTGCTCGACCTTTCACGCAGCGATTCCGGGCGCTTGCAGGTCAAGCAGGAGCCCGTGGATCTGCGACCACTGCTCGAGGAAGTGGTGCGAGCCCAGGGATCGGCCCTGGCCCGTGAACTGACCCTGGAGCTGCCTGCAGAAGGCAGCTCCAGCATGGCGCTCGGCGATGCCGCCAGGTTGCGCCAGGTGTTGCTCAACCTGATCGAAAACGCCCACAAGTACTCACCGGCTGAGCAGCCCATCCAGCTGCGCTTGCGTTCAGGCATCAACAACCTGACGCTTGAGGTGGAAGATCGAGGCATCGGCATTCCCTTGCAGGACCAGGCCTACGTGTTCGATCGCTTTCACCGTGGCGCCAACACCACGGGGCAGAGCGGCAGCGGCGTTGGACTCTCCGTGGTGAAACTGCTGTTGGAAGCGATGGGTGGCAGCATCAAGGTGAGAAGCGAACCCGGCATGGGCAGCTGCTTTCGCATTCAATTGAGGCGAGCCCCTTGA
- a CDS encoding ABC transporter permease — protein sequence MARWGLVIVAIYGLVALITPVLLAAGLLPDPNAGLENPIYAPPSLAHWCGTDRLGRDVCVRTLQGSGVALQVVLLAVTFALVIGVPLGMVSGYLGGGVDRLLVLLMDTLYTLPVLLLSVVLAFLLGRGVPNAAAALCVVYIPQYFRVVRNQTAQVKAELFVEAARTLGAGPVWILRRYLLRNVITSVPVLLTLNAADAVLVLGGLGFLGLGLPETVPEWGSDLNLALAAVPTGVWWTALYPGLAMFVLVLGLSFLGEGLEAWVSSTGRDAAK from the coding sequence ATGGCCCGCTGGGGCCTGGTGATCGTGGCGATCTATGGCCTGGTGGCCCTGATCACACCGGTGCTCTTGGCCGCTGGCCTGCTGCCGGATCCCAATGCCGGCCTGGAGAATCCCATCTATGCACCTCCCTCGTTAGCGCACTGGTGCGGCACCGATCGGCTTGGGCGTGATGTTTGCGTGCGCACCTTGCAGGGCAGCGGAGTGGCCCTGCAGGTGGTGCTCCTGGCCGTGACCTTCGCGCTGGTGATTGGTGTGCCCCTGGGCATGGTGAGTGGCTACCTGGGGGGAGGCGTCGATCGCTTGCTCGTGCTGCTGATGGACACGCTGTACACACTGCCGGTGTTGTTGCTGTCGGTGGTGTTGGCCTTTCTCCTTGGTCGGGGGGTTCCCAACGCGGCTGCGGCGTTGTGCGTGGTGTACATCCCCCAGTACTTCAGGGTCGTGCGCAACCAGACGGCCCAGGTGAAGGCGGAGCTGTTCGTGGAGGCAGCGCGCACGCTCGGTGCCGGACCGGTCTGGATCCTGCGCCGATATCTGTTGCGCAACGTGATCACCTCCGTGCCGGTGCTGCTCACGCTCAATGCTGCCGATGCGGTGCTGGTGCTGGGTGGCCTTGGCTTCCTCGGCTTAGGACTTCCGGAAACGGTGCCGGAATGGGGCAGTGATCTCAATCTTGCGCTCGCGGCTGTGCCGACCGGTGTGTGGTGGACCGCTCTCTATCCAGGCCTAGCGATGTTCGTGCTGGTGCTGGGGCTGTCGTTTCTGGGTGAGGGTCTCGAAGCCTGGGTGAGCAGCACGGGCCGGGACGCGGCAAAATAG
- the trmH gene encoding tRNA (guanosine(18)-2'-O)-methyltransferase TrmH, with protein sequence MPILPRRFQRLKQVLNCRMTDLTVLVEHVEKPHNLSAILRSCDAVGVLEAHAVSFSGRPRTFNSTAQGSQRWVPLHDHADISSAVRQLKNQGFRLYGTNLGVNARDYRECDFTGPTAFVLGAEKWGLTAEATALMDQAVFIPMRGMVQSLNVSVATATLLFEALRQRQAAGLAPLQGEGIPAERYTDLLFEWCYPEVAGWCREQGRSYPALSEDGEILEQLPRTAKLHC encoded by the coding sequence ATGCCGATCCTTCCCCGCAGATTTCAGCGTCTGAAGCAGGTTCTGAACTGCCGGATGACGGATCTCACCGTGCTGGTGGAGCACGTGGAAAAGCCCCATAACCTCTCGGCGATCCTGCGCAGCTGCGATGCCGTGGGGGTTCTGGAAGCCCATGCCGTCAGTTTCAGCGGACGGCCCCGCACCTTCAACAGCACCGCCCAGGGCAGTCAGCGCTGGGTGCCACTGCATGACCATGCCGACATCAGCAGCGCCGTGCGCCAGCTCAAGAATCAAGGATTCCGGCTGTATGGCACCAACCTGGGCGTGAACGCGCGCGACTACCGCGAATGCGACTTCACTGGCCCCACTGCCTTCGTTCTCGGTGCTGAGAAATGGGGACTGACCGCAGAAGCCACCGCATTGATGGATCAGGCGGTCTTCATTCCAATGCGTGGGATGGTGCAGTCCCTGAATGTGTCGGTGGCCACGGCCACATTGCTGTTTGAGGCCCTCAGGCAGCGTCAGGCGGCTGGGCTCGCACCGCTTCAAGGTGAAGGCATTCCTGCAGAGCGATACACCGACCTGCTGTTTGAGTGGTGCTATCCGGAGGTGGCGGGCTGGTGCCGTGAGCAAGGCCGCAGCTATCCCGCCCTCTCCGAAGACGGTGAGATTCTCGAACAGCTGCCTCGCACCGCCAAGCTGCACTGCTGA
- a CDS encoding AIR synthase, which yields MEARDLVMGTILTSNAALELMRQSAVAGLPGEMHAEVVSGGCSDYAIVFKAGRNSGEPISREAGVTLYSKAEQVRLFSGLVIDYQESLSGGGFFLSGKTIDVSSCGNCFSFRAA from the coding sequence ATGGAAGCGAGGGATCTGGTGATGGGCACGATCTTGACGTCCAATGCGGCTTTGGAGCTCATGCGTCAATCCGCTGTTGCTGGCCTGCCGGGTGAAATGCATGCGGAAGTGGTGTCTGGAGGTTGCTCTGATTACGCGATTGTGTTCAAAGCAGGGCGCAATTCAGGTGAGCCAATCTCCAGAGAAGCTGGGGTAACGCTCTACTCCAAGGCTGAGCAGGTTCGGCTCTTTTCCGGTCTTGTGATCGATTATCAGGAGTCTCTCTCTGGGGGCGGTTTTTTTCTCTCTGGTAAGACGATTGATGTGTCGTCGTGCGGAAATTGTTTCTCTTTCAGGGCTGCTTAA
- a CDS encoding glycine zipper 2TM domain-containing protein — translation MNKPVPMRWSALLTLAALLPMTATPLLAHEYRGDDGRNYYDGRDYYGRRAYGIGRDYDDSRDYENSREYLYRPNGVAQRAAWDEPGTDTNSCVEGSVIGGLLGAGLGAVLSRGNGRWIGMPVGGAAGALIGCQVDGG, via the coding sequence ATGAATAAGCCTGTTCCGATGCGTTGGTCCGCTTTGCTGACGCTCGCTGCCCTGTTGCCCATGACGGCAACTCCTCTGCTCGCACACGAGTATCGCGGTGATGACGGGCGTAACTACTACGACGGCCGCGATTACTACGGCCGTCGCGCCTACGGCATCGGCCGTGACTATGACGACAGCCGTGACTATGAGAACAGCCGTGAGTATCTGTATCGACCGAATGGAGTGGCTCAGCGGGCTGCATGGGACGAACCAGGTACAGATACCAACAGTTGCGTTGAAGGCAGCGTGATCGGTGGTCTGCTCGGGGCCGGTCTCGGCGCAGTGCTGTCCCGTGGCAACGGTCGCTGGATCGGTATGCCTGTCGGTGGTGCCGCTGGTGCACTGATTGGTTGCCAGGTTGACGGGGGCTGA
- a CDS encoding MGMT family protein: MKGTDFDQRVYAMVGQIPHGHLSTYGQVADRIGAYGCARQVGWALRRLSLPSQIPWQRVVNAQGRISMSLSREGSDWMQRELLIAEGIPVDLEGRLPLKRFLWSPDEGQIAEMGQLLRAL; the protein is encoded by the coding sequence ATGAAAGGCACCGATTTTGATCAACGTGTCTACGCCATGGTTGGGCAAATTCCTCATGGACATCTCTCCACCTATGGCCAGGTTGCCGACCGTATTGGTGCCTATGGCTGTGCGCGCCAGGTGGGTTGGGCTCTGCGTCGTTTGAGCCTGCCTTCTCAGATTCCTTGGCAGCGTGTTGTCAATGCCCAGGGTCGTATCTCCATGAGCCTCAGTCGCGAGGGATCCGACTGGATGCAGCGGGAGCTTTTGATCGCCGAGGGAATTCCTGTGGATCTGGAAGGCCGCTTGCCCCTCAAAAGGTTCCTGTGGTCACCTGATGAAGGGCAGATTGCCGAGATGGGTCAGTTGCTCAGGGCGCTGTAG
- a CDS encoding phycobilisome rod-core linker polypeptide, with amino-acid sequence MLSSTSVATQFGGERATKQPVKLRSGFAGSAEAADVDSAIHEAYKHVYGNGHVMECERSTSLEAELRDGRITVQEFIRGLAKSDFYRKNFYDSCSPQRTIELDFKHLLGRPPHDQSEVSECIQLQASQGHDALVDSLIDSEEYSQAFGEHGVPFVRSWQSQPGSAQSAFNRTAAVSLGYAYSDKAIGTGSRLGNQLASGRASTIAFPASAAAQWMRASSSWRGNQPPRWATRVATVFVIAGVIEITRLVVTVAYSALSN; translated from the coding sequence ATGCTTTCGTCCACCTCTGTCGCGACACAATTCGGCGGTGAACGTGCAACAAAGCAGCCCGTAAAACTGCGTTCCGGCTTCGCAGGCTCTGCCGAAGCAGCTGATGTCGACTCGGCGATTCATGAGGCCTACAAGCATGTCTATGGCAATGGACATGTCATGGAGTGTGAGCGCTCAACCTCTCTTGAGGCTGAATTGCGCGATGGAAGGATCACCGTTCAGGAGTTCATCCGTGGCCTGGCCAAGTCGGACTTCTATCGCAAAAATTTTTACGATTCCTGCTCTCCACAGAGAACCATCGAACTGGATTTCAAACATCTGCTGGGCAGACCGCCTCATGATCAAAGTGAAGTGTCTGAATGCATTCAGCTCCAGGCTTCACAAGGTCATGATGCGCTCGTGGATTCTCTGATTGACTCCGAGGAATACAGCCAAGCCTTCGGAGAGCATGGCGTTCCATTCGTGCGCTCCTGGCAATCCCAGCCTGGATCAGCCCAATCGGCCTTCAACCGAACCGCCGCGGTGTCTCTGGGTTACGCCTACAGCGACAAAGCGATCGGAACAGGCTCCAGACTGGGTAATCAGCTGGCTTCTGGACGCGCCAGCACGATCGCTTTTCCTGCCTCCGCCGCAGCCCAGTGGATGAGGGCCTCCAGCAGCTGGAGAGGCAATCAGCCACCGCGCTGGGCCACCCGGGTTGCAACGGTGTTCGTGATCGCTGGCGTGATCGAAATCACGCGCCTGGTGGTCACCGTCGCCTACAGCGCCCTGAGCAACTGA